The following nucleotide sequence is from Bacteroidales bacterium.
CAAAACAGGGCCCAATCAGCTGTGAATTACATCGTTTCAACTGGTATAAATTCGTCGAGGATTACGGCAAAAGGATATGGTGAGCATCAGTTAACCAACGAATGTGCTGATGGTGTCAAGTGTTCCGATGAGCAGCACCAGGCCAACCGCAGAACAGAATTTAAAGTTATTGGATATACTGCTCCAACAACCATTATGGATCAGTTTGATCCTGAAAAGTTTAGCAATGGAGAAGAGTTGGATGCCAGGTTAATGCCGGGAGGCTTCTTTAACCCTTGTAAATAATTTAGGAAAGTCTGAAAAAAAAAAAAAAAAAAAAAAAAAAAAAAAAAAAAAAAAAAAAAAAAAAAATGCAACGGCTGCTTTTCAGTTATAGGAGTTTATCTGTTTGTATAATCTTCTATATAAATGGATTATTGACAATTTCATAGCCAATAGAAGTTTCAGGACCATGTCCCGGATAAACGATGCAATCTGATGGCAGCGTAAATAATTTTTGCTGAATACTTTCCCTGAGAAGATCAAAATCTCCTGTTGGTAAATCTGTTCTGCCAATACTGTTTTGGAAAAGCACGTCTCCGGTAATGACAAAATTTTGCTGATCACAAACCAGGCTAATACTTCCATCTGCATGTCCCGGCGTATACAACACCCTCAATTCGAAGCCCTCAGCAAGTAATATATCGCCTTCTTCAACAAACAACTCCGGTTTCTTCACTTCATTAACATTTAAACCAAACACAGAAGCAAACTCCTTCGCTGTTTCCCAGAAAATTGCACCTCTCCGATGCGCAGTAGGCTTGAGTCCGTAAGTATTGCAAACAAAAGCATTCCCCAGGATATGATCTACATGACTATGAGTATTCACCAGCATAACAGGTGTAAGATGAAAATCATGGATGAATCCTGATAATTCCTTTTCTTCCTTGCTATTCGAACATGCAGGGTCAACAATGATGCATTCCCGGCTCTTGCCTGAAATAACATAGGTATTAACAGCGAATGAGTTAAAAACAAACCGTTGAACAGCAATCATATCAATTATGTATACTATTTTTGCTGATGTAAAGTTATCAATAATTAATGGTTGAAACAATTCAAATGCTCAGCCGTTTAATTATTATTACTTCAGCTGCCCTAATTTCTGGTCAAACTCATGCTGCAAAAGGATTCCATAACTCCTCCAAAAAAACCAGGTATATTCTTCCTGGTGCTAATGCTTTGGCTGGTTTCACCTTCTTTATACTCTCAATTTTACAATGGGTCACAACTTACTTTCGGGAAGAACCGGGTACAGTATAGTGACTTCTTATGGACCTATTTCCGGTTCAATAATTTTGATGTTTATTATTACCTGAATGGGAAAGAACTTGCATTACATACTGCAGAATATGCCAGATCATATCTTCCGGAGATAGAGAAAAAGCTGGAAACAACCC
It contains:
- a CDS encoding MBL fold metallo-hydrolase, which gives rise to MIAVQRFVFNSFAVNTYVISGKSRECIIVDPACSNSKEEKELSGFIHDFHLTPVMLVNTHSHVDHILGNAFVCNTYGLKPTAHRRGAIFWETAKEFASVFGLNVNEVKKPELFVEEGDILLAEGFELRVLYTPGHADGSISLVCDQQNFVITGDVLFQNSIGRTDLPTGDFDLLRESIQQKLFTLPSDCIVYPGHGPETSIGYEIVNNPFI